TTTATTGACCAGTTGAAAACCAACAATCTTGGCAAACGTACTATTGATGAAGGCAGTATGGACGAAAAATCGGGAATGAACTTTTCAGAATATGTAGCCATCCTGTCGGGAAATACAGAGCTATTGGATAAGGCCAAACTGGAAAAGCAGATTGCGGGGCTGGAAAGTGAAAAACAAGCTTTTAACCGCTCCAAGTTCAGCGCAAAGTACAAACTGCAAGACTTTACAGAATTACTGGATAGTGCCCAATCAAGGTTAGGCCGGATCAACCTTGATTGGGAAAATTTACAAGGTCGCTTACAAAAGCATTCTGATGGTACAATTGCAAACCCCGTCCAATTGAGCGGTCTACCACTGAATGCCGATGTTAAACAAATTGGTAAAAAGCTGAACCAACTTGCCGATAAAGCCCGTACCGGAGGCCAATATGAGGAAATTGGCAGCATTTATGGATTTAATCTATTGGTAAAAACCGAAGTGACTGAAAAAGAAGGAGTAGATATTCGGGTAAACCGTTTTCTGGTACAGGGCGAAGGAAATATCAAATACAACTATAACAATGGACTAATGGCGAAAGATCCGGAAACCGCATCGATGAATTTTTTAAAGGCTTTGGAAAAACTCCCTGGTTATGTGAAACAAGAACAGGAGAAAATTTCTGAACTGAAGAAAGACCTGCCTATTCTTCAAGAAGTGGTCAATGGTACCTGGACTAAGGAAAGCCGGTTAGGTGAACTCAAAACAGAACTGGCAGCCGTAGAAAGAAAGATACAATTATCTATCGCTCCCCAGTTGAAGACACAAGCAGATAATCAAAATGAAATTAAACCTCCAGAATTAAATGCTTCAATAACAAAGAACAGAACTATTAAAAATACATTTTAACCAAATATCATATATTTTCTGATCTATCATCTTGTTCATCCATTTTTTTGCTTAAACCATCTCGAAGAGAGTCTAAAAACTTAGTTTTATTGATTTTTCTGTTTCGTAACTCTAGATAAGTGTGATAAAAATCTCCAAGATCTATATTTAACATCCTTGAAAATGCTCTTGATATCTGTTTAATATCAGCATGCCCGTGATCTAATACTCCTTGCGCTTGCAAAGCATAAATAAGCTCAACCAGCGCTGCCTTACTTCCTGTCCAATTCAGAGATTGTTGTGGATTTTTTGTAGTTAATATGTTCGAAAGTCTAAAAATCCTATCTTCAATATATAGTTGAATAAGATCATTTGCTAAAATTTTTGCAACTTTATAGTCATGGCTAGTACTAAAGCTATGGTCTGTCTCAAAATAGTAAGTATCTAAGCTAAGTTTTATGTCATATTTCCCTCTCAAAAAATATTTATCATCTAGATAAGTGCTATTTGTTTTATAATATCTGTAAAATTCAAGATTATTATCAAAATATCGCTTTAATTTGGTAATCTCATTTTTTAAGTATTTTCTCGTTGCTTTTTCTCCGCCACAAGGTATTTTAGCTTCGATTTTATAAATACCATTGTAATAAATCAACTTGGCAACAAACTGCGGTTTTATCTTCTTAAAAAAACAGATTTCTTCATTCGTATCCTTAAAACCTCGGTCGATGATAAACTCTTTTACCTCATTCAGTTTTTTTTTGGCAATTTCGATTGCATCTTCCGCGAATAACATTGTTTTATCGCATGATAAATCATTTAGGTGATCATTTAGCTGCTGTAATTTGTCATAACAGTATTTTTTCATCTATTATATTGTTGCCCTTTATGAGTTATGAAATTAGATTTAACTTCTGCCAAGAGGTAATGGTTCACTAAATCATGGCATTGATCTGTTATTATGCTCCATTAAAGAAAGTAAATCATTTTGAAATTTTTTGGCATGTTCATATCCTATTTGATATATTTCATCCATATGTTTTGTGTCAAAAGTAGAAAACTTTCGAAGTTCTCCAGGCTGT
This is a stretch of genomic DNA from Chryseobacterium tructae. It encodes these proteins:
- a CDS encoding RteC domain-containing protein: MKKYCYDKLQQLNDHLNDLSCDKTMLFAEDAIEIAKKKLNEVKEFIIDRGFKDTNEEICFFKKIKPQFVAKLIYYNGIYKIEAKIPCGGEKATRKYLKNEITKLKRYFDNNLEFYRYYKTNSTYLDDKYFLRGKYDIKLSLDTYYFETDHSFSTSHDYKVAKILANDLIQLYIEDRIFRLSNILTTKNPQQSLNWTGSKAALVELIYALQAQGVLDHGHADIKQISRAFSRMLNIDLGDFYHTYLELRNRKINKTKFLDSLRDGLSKKMDEQDDRSENI